The following are encoded together in the Thalassomonas haliotis genome:
- a CDS encoding efflux RND transporter periplasmic adaptor subunit — MSNSITRRLPLLLLLSLLIALVAYLSWPSVKATKQQKSRVIAVKTATIAESEFKDVVQAIGTARANEQVLITSKYSDLVDEISFDDGQQVKKGEVLVRLNRQEEVAKVRELEANLAESVAQLNRFQDLLKKKATSKSELDQQDAQTKAISAQLMSARTKLNDLTIKAPFDGILGFREISVGAYIDSGDVITSLDDLSVIKVDFTVPERFLPTIAVGQKITATNVAYQEQVFTGEIATIDSRIDPQTRTLKIRGKIPNPGLKLRPGMLLNITIERHTDMVLQVPESAVIPIEDKHFVFVVSDNKALRKTIRIGRRQPGKVEVLSGLEANDAVVVEGALKLREGMQVAVLEDKQ, encoded by the coding sequence ATGTCCAATTCCATTACCAGGCGTCTGCCGTTATTGCTACTTCTATCCCTGTTAATTGCCCTGGTGGCCTACTTAAGCTGGCCTTCGGTAAAGGCAACTAAACAGCAAAAATCCCGGGTGATTGCGGTCAAAACCGCCACTATAGCCGAGTCGGAATTTAAAGATGTGGTGCAGGCGATCGGGACAGCCCGGGCTAACGAGCAGGTATTGATCACCTCTAAATATTCCGATTTGGTAGACGAAATCTCTTTTGATGACGGCCAGCAGGTAAAAAAAGGCGAGGTTCTGGTCAGGTTAAACCGCCAGGAAGAGGTGGCAAAAGTGCGGGAGCTTGAAGCCAACCTGGCAGAGTCCGTGGCCCAGCTGAACCGTTTTCAGGACTTGTTGAAGAAAAAAGCCACCTCAAAATCAGAATTGGATCAACAGGATGCTCAAACCAAGGCGATATCGGCGCAATTGATGAGTGCCCGTACCAAGCTTAATGATCTCACCATTAAAGCGCCTTTTGACGGTATTCTCGGTTTTAGGGAGATCAGTGTCGGTGCCTATATAGATTCCGGCGATGTGATCACTAGCCTGGATGATTTAAGTGTGATCAAGGTCGACTTTACCGTGCCGGAGCGCTTTTTACCGACCATAGCCGTGGGCCAGAAAATCACCGCCACTAACGTTGCCTACCAGGAACAGGTGTTTACCGGGGAGATCGCTACCATAGACAGCCGTATCGACCCGCAAACCCGTACTTTAAAGATACGCGGCAAAATCCCCAATCCCGGATTGAAATTACGGCCGGGCATGCTGCTCAATATCACCATAGAGCGGCATACCGATATGGTATTGCAGGTGCCGGAAAGTGCGGTGATCCCGATTGAAGATAAGCATTTTGTTTTTGTGGTCAGCGACAACAAAGCGTTAAGAAAAACTATCCGCATCGGCCGCCGCCAGCCGGGTAAGGTCGAGGTGCTGTCAGGGCTTGAAGCAAACGATGCCGTGGTAGTCGAAGGGGCGCTGAAACTCAGGGAAGGCATGCAGGTAGCCGTGTTGGAGGATAAGCAGTGA
- a CDS encoding efflux RND transporter permease subunit, whose product MILSDISVKRPVFATVINLLFVTFGVVAFMLLPLREYPDIDPPVVSINTNYTGASAAIVETKITQVLEDRISGVEGIKNITSSSRVGRSSISIEFELDRDIDSATNDVRDRISRALNNLPEQADPPEVFKANDDENVIAWFVLQSDTMSTLQLTDYAERYIVDRFAVVDGVARVRVGGGRTYAMKIFLNRIEMAARKITVDDIESTLRAENIELPAGEIESIERDFSIRVERSYLTEQDFSAMVITRGEGNALVRLGDVARVEIAAEDDENMFRGNGKNMVGLGIIKQSTANTLDVVKAGRQEMVAVRDTLPQGTTITNSYDSSVFIQGSIDEVYNTLFIAMMLVILVIFLFLGNIRVTLIPAVTVPVALVASMMVLSWLGFSINLLTLLALVLAIGLVVDDAIVVLENIYRRIENGQTPLMAAYEGGREVAFAVIATTLVLVAVFVPLVFLSGNIGRLFTEFALAIAAAVVFSSITALSLTPMMCSKMLKHRERSSSFGQVLDKGFAKIEAAYGRALSQSIHQPLVLLSVVALSLFATYLLFGQLPQEYTPKEDRGDLFIRMQGAEGASYESNVKNMQQIEDKLLAYKQRDELDRVIVRVPGFGGTGGVAIVGLPKWDQRSFSTFEFADRFNKELKDITDVRAFTIIRRGIGGGGSSRPVEFVLQGNTYEELAKWRDIVIAKAQENPNLSAIDSDYKETYPQLLVEIAHERAYDLGVPVGDIAKTMETMLGQRRVTTFVDRGEEYDVIVEGEESDFSSPGDIDNIYVRSRTTGELVPLSNLITIVENATSSRLNRYNRLRSVTITANLSQGYALGDALDFLNQIVDEQLPDEAQVDYKGQSLLLKDSGQSILFIFILALLITYLVLSAQFESFIHPFVIMLTVPLALVGALAGLQLMGMSLNIYSQIGIVMLIGLAAKNGILIVEFANQLRDRGEVFEQALIKGAQQRLRPIIMTTFTTVTSAIPLVLASGPGAESRMVIGVVIFAGVSLASIFTLFVVPGAYYWLCRHTGSPRAIAQQIEKLELEQANVSEVKSAEAKESAS is encoded by the coding sequence GTGATCTTATCTGATATTTCGGTCAAACGTCCGGTTTTTGCCACGGTAATTAATTTACTTTTTGTAACCTTCGGCGTGGTGGCCTTTATGCTGTTGCCGCTTAGGGAATACCCGGATATCGACCCGCCTGTGGTCAGTATCAATACTAACTATACCGGCGCCTCGGCGGCCATCGTTGAAACCAAGATCACTCAGGTACTCGAAGACAGGATCAGCGGCGTGGAGGGGATTAAAAATATCACTTCCAGCAGCCGGGTAGGGCGCTCAAGTATTTCCATCGAATTTGAACTGGATCGGGATATAGATTCTGCCACCAATGATGTCAGGGACCGTATCTCCCGGGCGTTGAACAATCTGCCGGAGCAGGCGGATCCCCCGGAAGTGTTTAAAGCCAATGACGATGAGAATGTTATTGCCTGGTTTGTGCTGCAAAGCGATACCATGTCGACCTTGCAGCTCACCGATTACGCCGAGCGTTATATTGTTGACCGCTTTGCCGTGGTTGACGGCGTTGCCCGGGTCAGGGTTGGTGGCGGCCGTACCTATGCCATGAAAATCTTTTTAAACCGCATTGAAATGGCGGCGCGTAAGATCACGGTAGACGATATTGAATCGACTTTAAGGGCGGAAAATATTGAACTGCCGGCGGGGGAAATTGAGTCGATTGAGCGTGATTTTTCTATCCGGGTTGAACGCAGTTACCTGACGGAGCAGGACTTTTCCGCCATGGTGATCACCCGTGGCGAAGGCAATGCCCTGGTGCGCCTGGGGGATGTTGCCCGGGTGGAAATTGCCGCCGAAGACGATGAAAATATGTTCCGCGGCAACGGCAAAAACATGGTCGGCCTTGGTATTATCAAGCAGTCAACCGCCAATACCCTGGATGTGGTCAAAGCGGGACGCCAGGAAATGGTGGCGGTGCGCGATACCTTGCCTCAGGGCACGACCATCACCAACAGTTATGATAGCTCTGTTTTTATCCAGGGTTCGATTGATGAAGTGTACAACACCCTGTTTATTGCCATGATGCTGGTGATCTTGGTGATTTTCCTGTTCCTCGGCAATATCCGTGTCACCCTGATCCCGGCTGTCACTGTGCCTGTGGCCTTGGTCGCTTCCATGATGGTGTTATCCTGGTTAGGCTTTTCCATTAACCTGCTCACCTTGCTGGCCTTAGTGCTGGCCATTGGCCTGGTGGTGGACGATGCCATTGTGGTGCTGGAGAATATTTACCGCCGTATTGAAAACGGCCAGACGCCCTTAATGGCGGCTTATGAGGGGGGCCGCGAAGTTGCCTTTGCCGTTATCGCCACTACCTTAGTGCTGGTGGCGGTGTTTGTACCTTTAGTGTTTTTATCCGGCAATATCGGCCGCCTCTTTACCGAATTTGCCCTGGCCATAGCCGCGGCCGTAGTGTTCTCCAGTATCACCGCTTTATCGCTCACTCCCATGATGTGCTCGAAAATGCTTAAACACAGGGAGCGCAGTTCTTCTTTTGGCCAGGTACTGGATAAAGGTTTTGCGAAAATAGAAGCGGCTTATGGCCGGGCGTTAAGCCAAAGTATCCATCAGCCGCTGGTATTGCTCAGTGTGGTGGCTCTTTCCCTTTTTGCCACTTATTTGCTGTTCGGGCAATTGCCCCAGGAATATACCCCGAAAGAAGACCGGGGGGATTTGTTTATTCGTATGCAGGGGGCTGAGGGCGCCAGCTATGAAAGCAATGTGAAAAACATGCAGCAGATCGAAGATAAGCTTTTGGCCTACAAGCAAAGAGATGAGCTGGACCGGGTAATTGTCCGGGTGCCGGGCTTTGGCGGCACCGGCGGCGTGGCCATTGTCGGCTTGCCGAAATGGGATCAGCGCAGCTTCTCTACCTTTGAATTTGCCGACCGCTTTAACAAAGAGCTTAAAGATATCACCGATGTCCGCGCCTTTACCATTATTCGCCGCGGCATAGGCGGTGGCGGCTCCAGCCGCCCGGTGGAATTTGTGTTGCAGGGCAATACCTATGAAGAGCTGGCGAAATGGCGGGATATAGTGATCGCCAAGGCCCAGGAAAACCCCAACCTGAGTGCCATAGACAGTGATTATAAGGAAACCTACCCCCAGCTGCTGGTGGAAATAGCCCATGAGCGTGCTTACGACCTCGGGGTGCCGGTAGGGGATATCGCCAAAACCATGGAAACCATGCTCGGCCAGCGCCGGGTGACCACTTTTGTCGACCGCGGGGAAGAATACGATGTTATTGTCGAGGGAGAGGAAAGCGACTTTAGCAGCCCGGGAGACATTGATAATATTTATGTGCGCTCGCGTACCACGGGCGAGCTGGTGCCCTTGTCTAACCTGATCACTATTGTCGAAAATGCCACTTCGTCGCGGCTAAACCGTTATAACCGGCTGCGCAGCGTAACCATCACCGCCAATTTAAGCCAGGGATATGCTCTGGGGGATGCCCTGGACTTTCTCAACCAGATAGTTGATGAGCAACTGCCGGATGAAGCCCAGGTGGACTACAAGGGCCAGTCGCTGCTATTAAAAGACTCGGGCCAGTCTATCCTGTTTATTTTTATCCTGGCGCTGCTGATCACTTACCTGGTGCTTTCGGCCCAGTTTGAAAGTTTTATCCATCCCTTTGTGATCATGCTGACCGTGCCGCTGGCACTGGTGGGAGCGCTTGCGGGCTTGCAACTGATGGGCATGAGTTTAAATATCTACAGTCAGATAGGTATCGTCATGCTGATTGGTCTGGCGGCGAAAAACGGTATCTTGATTGTTGAATTTGCCAACCAGTTAAGGGATCGCGGTGAAGTGTTTGAGCAGGCGTTGATCAAAGGGGCGCAGCAGCGTTTGCGGCCGATTATTATGACCACTTTTACCACAGTGACCAGTGCCATTCCCCTGGTGCTGGCCTCGGGTCCCGGCGCTGAAAGCCGTATGGTGATTGGCGTGGTGATTTTTGCCGGTGTTTCCCTGGCCAGTATCTTTACCCTGTTTGTGGTGCCCGGCGCCTATTACTGGCTGTGTCGCCATACCGGCTCGCCCCGGGCGATAGCCCAGCAAATTGAAAAGCTGGAGCTTGAACAGGCAAATGTATCCGAAGTGAAAAGCGCTGAGGCAAAAGAAAGCGCCTCTTAG
- a CDS encoding serine hydrolase, whose product MLNSIRILNSKLKNFALLIVLTLLVLPAKSDEVDDLVIREMEKRNIPGLQIAIIQKNRIVKTASYGHANLEDNIPVDNNTVFSINSITKAFVGVAVMQLVEEGKLELNKPISSYLPELPEPWHKITIRQLMSHTSGLPEILSNDTGGLISEESPDAAWALVQTLPLKFAADSQFAYNQTNYIIIGKLIDKLSGQSFKDFIRENQLKTLSMERTIEAGFHNLNQVVKHSARRYTLYYGNGLSNIKSEFYSPMLQTAAGMSSTALELANWLLALQQNKLLTQGSKKIMWQPTRLTNGLTQGFNPLINGYAIGWPVVSRDEHPAVVAVGGNRAGIFIYPDDDMSIIVLTNLMGAVPSKFIDEIAGVFIPEMKKENGFGLPKDIKLLWKALELNGYENAVNIGQHLKENKNIQFSESELNTWGYSLINQDRAKEASEVFKLNTQLFPHSTNTYDSLAEAYWTLGEYKQAVASYKKVLQLKPGNEYVIGQLSKLAVLLQPSAN is encoded by the coding sequence ATGTTGAACTCAATAAGAATATTAAATAGTAAGTTGAAAAATTTCGCGTTATTGATAGTGCTTACTCTCCTTGTATTGCCCGCAAAATCAGATGAAGTTGACGACCTGGTCATTCGTGAAATGGAAAAAAGAAACATACCAGGTTTGCAAATAGCCATTATCCAAAAAAATAGAATCGTTAAAACGGCCAGTTATGGTCATGCAAACCTGGAAGATAATATCCCCGTTGATAACAATACCGTTTTCTCAATTAATTCCATCACTAAAGCTTTTGTTGGCGTTGCTGTTATGCAACTTGTCGAAGAAGGCAAACTGGAGTTAAATAAGCCTATCTCCTCTTACCTTCCAGAATTGCCGGAGCCTTGGCACAAGATAACTATTCGACAACTAATGAGTCATACATCCGGATTACCAGAGATCCTAAGCAATGACACCGGTGGATTAATATCTGAAGAAAGCCCTGATGCCGCTTGGGCTCTTGTACAAACCTTGCCGTTGAAATTTGCAGCAGACAGTCAATTTGCATACAACCAGACAAATTACATTATCATTGGCAAACTTATCGATAAACTCAGCGGCCAGTCATTTAAAGATTTTATACGGGAAAATCAACTAAAAACACTCTCTATGGAGAGAACGATAGAAGCCGGTTTTCACAATTTAAACCAGGTGGTAAAACACTCGGCACGGCGATATACCCTGTATTACGGCAACGGCTTGTCAAATATAAAGTCTGAGTTCTACTCACCTATGCTGCAAACCGCAGCAGGCATGAGTTCTACTGCATTAGAGTTGGCTAACTGGCTGCTTGCACTACAACAAAATAAGTTGTTAACACAAGGCAGTAAAAAAATAATGTGGCAGCCCACCCGGCTAACAAACGGCCTGACACAGGGTTTTAATCCCCTAATTAACGGTTATGCTATAGGTTGGCCTGTTGTTTCAAGAGATGAGCACCCGGCAGTTGTCGCGGTTGGTGGTAACCGTGCCGGTATTTTCATTTACCCCGATGATGATATGTCTATTATTGTGCTCACAAATTTAATGGGAGCTGTACCATCTAAATTTATTGACGAAATCGCCGGCGTATTTATTCCTGAAATGAAGAAGGAAAACGGTTTTGGGCTTCCAAAAGACATTAAGCTTTTATGGAAAGCGCTTGAGTTAAACGGCTATGAAAACGCTGTAAATATTGGCCAACATTTAAAAGAAAATAAAAACATACAATTTTCTGAGAGCGAATTAAATACCTGGGGCTACTCACTGATTAACCAGGATAGAGCTAAAGAAGCCTCAGAGGTCTTTAAATTAAATACTCAGTTATTTCCTCACAGTACAAATACCTATGACAGCTTGGCAGAAGCTTATTGGACTTTAGGGGAATACAAACAAGCTGTTGCCAGCTACAAAAAAGTTTTACAGTTAAAACCTGGAAACGAGTATGTAATTGGCCAACTGTCAAAACTGGCAGTATTGCTGCAACCGTCAGCTAATTAA
- a CDS encoding N-acetylmuramoyl-L-alanine amidase: MIKNYKSGFSYTLNRLLILFTLCLSIQAHAANSIKGLRVWPAPESTRIVFDLSKKPDYKYFSLSSPQRLVIDFYDSKSLIAFKNIIKDDRRITKIRTSKPKNTQSTRVVLELADNYQVTVFPLAPTGQYGSRLVVDLHDKKNVSKAAKNNNTGTKRDIVIAIVAGHGGEDPGSIGFRGSYEKRVTLKIAKKLAALINNHRGMKAVMIRQGDYYVTHDRKPKLARKHKADLFISIHADAYTTPQPSGASVLVQSSRRANSEFARLIANRQKESELLGGAGETIKKTNDNNLAITLADMKKEHTMKSSYEFATHVLKQLKKITKLHKKKPEGLSLAVLKAPDIPSVLIETGFISNPNDEKNLNSAAHQQKLAKAIYTAVDNYFSRNPLEGALLTANKVIEHKITRGESLSVVAHRYKVSVGHLKKINNLTSNTIRIGQTLKIPQAE; this comes from the coding sequence TTGATTAAAAATTACAAAAGCGGTTTTAGTTATACTCTTAACCGACTCCTGATCTTATTTACTCTGTGCCTGTCTATTCAGGCTCATGCCGCCAATAGTATTAAAGGTCTGCGTGTTTGGCCTGCCCCGGAAAGTACCCGTATTGTTTTCGACTTAAGTAAAAAGCCTGATTATAAATACTTTAGCTTATCTTCCCCGCAACGATTAGTGATTGATTTTTATGACAGTAAATCACTTATTGCTTTTAAAAATATTATTAAAGACGATCGTCGTATTACAAAAATACGAACAAGTAAGCCAAAAAACACGCAATCGACACGAGTCGTTTTAGAGCTTGCTGATAACTACCAGGTAACGGTATTTCCCTTAGCGCCAACAGGCCAATATGGAAGTCGCCTGGTCGTCGATTTACATGATAAAAAAAATGTCAGCAAAGCCGCTAAAAATAACAATACCGGCACAAAACGAGATATCGTTATTGCTATCGTTGCCGGCCATGGTGGTGAAGACCCCGGCTCTATTGGTTTTAGGGGCAGTTATGAAAAGCGCGTCACCTTAAAGATAGCGAAAAAATTAGCGGCGCTGATCAATAATCATCGGGGTATGAAAGCGGTTATGATCCGTCAAGGCGACTATTATGTCACCCATGACCGAAAACCCAAATTAGCACGTAAACATAAAGCCGATTTATTCATTTCTATCCATGCCGATGCCTATACTACGCCACAGCCCAGTGGCGCTTCGGTGCTGGTACAATCAAGTCGAAGAGCAAACTCTGAATTTGCCCGTTTGATTGCCAATCGCCAAAAAGAGTCTGAGCTACTGGGCGGTGCAGGTGAAACCATTAAAAAAACTAACGATAACAACCTGGCCATTACCCTCGCAGATATGAAAAAAGAGCATACTATGAAAAGTAGCTATGAATTTGCTACCCATGTGCTTAAACAATTGAAGAAAATCACTAAGCTGCATAAGAAAAAACCGGAAGGACTAAGCTTAGCCGTACTTAAGGCGCCGGATATCCCATCGGTACTCATTGAGACCGGTTTTATCTCTAACCCGAACGATGAAAAAAACCTCAACAGTGCCGCTCATCAACAAAAATTAGCAAAAGCTATATACACTGCCGTCGATAATTACTTTAGCCGCAATCCGCTTGAAGGCGCCCTGTTAACTGCCAACAAGGTGATTGAGCATAAAATAACCCGGGGCGAATCCCTGTCTGTGGTCGCTCACCGCTATAAAGTCTCTGTAGGGCATTTAAAAAAGATAAATAACCTCACTTCAAACACGATACGAATTGGTCAAACCCTAAAAATTCCACAAGCAGAATGA
- a CDS encoding COG3014 family protein: MVRNNKQLLVCVFLFFSLSACTSVRFKGFFVGYAEQMKPVRLSLAQGDVVQANKALGGRNAVDDVLFQLEQGRLSYLANDWQNSRVAFDAVYRQVELDAGKAKYRAGRGLQQLAAVVGNDNVIEYQLPAYEQTMMHSYQAMNYLYQHDLEGALVEIRRANLVQEKALKEHRKALLDAEQALASGVKDDEVNPDWHRINQAYAGMDAVIGEVKNGFQNAYTFYLSGLLYEAAGQENDAYIDYKRALEISPDNRFLQQDVLRLASRLGMQDDLTGLEQKYGVWQQKHKTSDGQVVVIYEQGLINEKKELALHLPVSTSDDELRFYNLALPVYEKSSGLSRSLQLKVANRTLASMELVRLQSLAAKQLQQQLPGLILRQLSRLIAKEKFRSTLERKGDDVGNILANLYNLVSEKADTRSWVTLPKNSQLVKTQLPAGKQRLELLVDGRKTHIELEVKANRTTLVNLTKIDNFMNYQTVNL; the protein is encoded by the coding sequence ATGGTTCGAAATAATAAGCAGCTGTTGGTTTGTGTATTTTTGTTTTTCAGTCTTAGTGCCTGTACCAGTGTCAGATTTAAAGGCTTTTTTGTCGGTTATGCCGAGCAAATGAAACCTGTGCGCCTTTCCCTGGCTCAGGGGGATGTGGTCCAGGCAAATAAAGCCCTGGGGGGGCGAAATGCCGTCGATGATGTTTTATTTCAGCTAGAGCAGGGGCGGTTAAGTTATCTGGCTAATGACTGGCAAAACAGCCGGGTGGCTTTTGACGCCGTTTACCGCCAGGTCGAGCTGGATGCAGGTAAGGCTAAGTATCGGGCCGGCAGAGGCTTGCAGCAGTTGGCAGCTGTGGTCGGCAATGACAATGTTATCGAATACCAGCTGCCTGCTTACGAGCAAACCATGATGCACAGCTATCAGGCGATGAATTACCTTTATCAGCACGACCTTGAAGGGGCGCTGGTGGAAATTCGCCGGGCGAACCTGGTGCAGGAAAAAGCGCTGAAAGAGCACAGGAAAGCATTATTGGACGCCGAGCAGGCCTTGGCGTCCGGCGTAAAAGATGACGAGGTTAACCCCGACTGGCACAGGATAAACCAGGCTTATGCGGGTATGGATGCAGTGATTGGCGAAGTGAAAAACGGCTTTCAAAATGCCTATACCTTTTATTTATCCGGCCTCTTGTATGAAGCGGCGGGGCAGGAGAATGATGCCTATATCGATTATAAGCGGGCGCTGGAAATCTCTCCCGACAACCGCTTTCTCCAGCAGGACGTACTGCGCCTGGCCAGCCGTTTGGGTATGCAGGACGATTTAACTGGCTTAGAGCAGAAATACGGCGTCTGGCAGCAAAAGCATAAAACATCAGACGGACAGGTCGTGGTGATATACGAGCAGGGGCTGATCAATGAAAAGAAAGAATTGGCGTTGCATTTACCCGTTTCTACCTCTGACGATGAACTGCGCTTTTATAATCTGGCTTTGCCGGTATATGAAAAAAGTTCCGGACTCTCCCGGTCGCTGCAACTTAAGGTAGCTAACCGTACCCTGGCCAGTATGGAGCTGGTGCGTTTGCAGTCGCTGGCGGCAAAGCAGTTGCAGCAGCAGTTGCCCGGTTTAATTTTGCGGCAACTATCGAGATTAATCGCCAAGGAAAAATTCCGCTCAACCCTTGAGCGTAAAGGGGATGATGTCGGCAATATTCTGGCGAACCTCTATAACCTGGTATCGGAAAAAGCCGATACCCGCAGTTGGGTGACCTTGCCGAAAAACAGTCAGCTGGTAAAAACCCAATTGCCAGCGGGAAAGCAAAGGCTTGAGTTGCTCGTTGACGGCAGGAAAACTCATATAGAGCTTGAAGTTAAAGCCAACCGCACCACGTTAGTGAATCTGACGAAAATAGATAATTTTATGAATTATCAAACGGTTAATTTATAG
- the lpoB gene encoding penicillin-binding protein activator LpoB, with protein MKHLLPVVSLSLAALLAGGCSSKSVISYGDARAVETTDINFGSTDLQKVADEMTDSLLLSPVVGTLTANNRPVVFVERIKNKTSEHIDTESVTDSISTKLLRSGKFRFVDMTRVEAVRKQINFQQNDGLVDPGKAIQFGQHLGAKYMLYGNLSSIVKNTEDASDVYYKFTIRLMDLQSGIVEWADETEIRKTRTVATVGW; from the coding sequence ATGAAGCATTTATTACCAGTAGTATCTTTGTCCCTGGCGGCATTATTGGCGGGCGGTTGTTCTTCGAAAAGTGTTATCAGCTACGGCGATGCCCGCGCGGTTGAAACCACGGACATTAATTTTGGCTCCACCGACCTGCAAAAGGTGGCGGACGAAATGACAGACTCATTGTTATTGTCGCCCGTGGTCGGTACCCTGACCGCCAATAACCGCCCTGTGGTTTTTGTCGAGCGCATTAAAAATAAAACCAGCGAGCATATAGATACCGAGTCCGTTACCGACTCTATTTCTACTAAGCTGTTGAGATCGGGAAAATTCCGTTTTGTTGATATGACCCGGGTGGAAGCGGTGCGTAAACAAATCAATTTCCAGCAAAATGACGGCCTGGTAGACCCGGGTAAAGCCATTCAGTTTGGCCAGCACCTGGGCGCTAAATATATGCTTTACGGCAACCTGTCCAGCATAGTGAAAAATACCGAAGATGCTTCCGATGTATATTACAAGTTCACCATACGCTTGATGGACTTGCAAAGCGGTATCGTAGAATGGGCGGATGAAACCGAAATCCGTAAAACCCGCACTGTGGCGACTGTTGGCTGGTAA
- a CDS encoding glycine zipper 2TM domain-containing protein translates to MKKFLLCFTLFFTLVAGAQAQYERNKAVPVEKVLFGQVLSVRDISEQELIQDQNHGWKVFGGALIGGVIGNQFGSGSGRTAATILGALLGGSVAGENNPEYTSRTLALVELMIRTEDNKEYMVVQDYDSRMVFSAGNDVRMVYLANGLVRIDKQM, encoded by the coding sequence ATGAAAAAGTTTTTACTGTGTTTTACCCTGTTTTTCACCCTGGTTGCGGGCGCTCAGGCGCAATACGAGCGCAATAAAGCCGTGCCGGTGGAGAAGGTATTGTTTGGCCAGGTATTGTCGGTCAGGGATATCAGCGAGCAGGAGCTGATACAAGATCAAAATCACGGCTGGAAAGTGTTTGGCGGCGCCCTCATTGGCGGCGTGATCGGTAACCAGTTTGGCAGCGGCAGCGGACGCACCGCCGCCACTATCCTGGGAGCTTTGCTTGGCGGCAGCGTCGCCGGTGAGAATAATCCCGAATACACCAGCCGTACCTTAGCGCTGGTGGAGCTGATGATCCGCACCGAAGACAACAAGGAATATATGGTGGTACAGGATTATGACAGCCGTATGGTTTTTTCAGCGGGTAATGATGTACGTATGGTGTATCTGGCCAACGGCCTGGTGCGTATTGACAAACAAATGTAA